One window of the Rhinoderma darwinii isolate aRhiDar2 unplaced genomic scaffold, aRhiDar2.hap1 Scaffold_1630, whole genome shotgun sequence genome contains the following:
- the LOC142699763 gene encoding bifunctional riboflavin kinase/FMN adenylyltransferase-like, with translation MSAESFIKDFLVYYFNPSFIVVGYDHHFGKNKSGNINTLKHYAATYSYKVDEISIQAIDELKISSTLIRQAIQTGEIDKANMLLGYAYFLQGTIIKGKQLGRTIGFPTANIALPKENKILPPKGVYVVTFIINGEETTYKGMLNIGVNPTVENTQDIKIEVHIFDFNKEIYGREVTISFKQKIRDEIKFADINALKAQLEEDKYVAISLN, from the coding sequence ATGTCTGCGGAATCTTTTATTAAAGATTTTTTAGTGTATTATTTTAATCCTTCGTTTATTGTTGTTGGCTATGATCATCATTTCGGGAAAAATAAATCTGGAAATATTAATACTTTAAAACACTATGCTGCTACCTATTCCTATAAAGTAGACGAAATATCTATTCAAGCTATAGACGAATTAAAAATTTCTTCTACACTTATTAGACAAGCAATACAAACAGGGGAAATAGATAAAGCAAATATGTTATTAGGATATGCgtattttttacaaggaacaatTATTAAAGGCAAGCAATTAGGCAGAACTATTGGTTTCCCTACAGCAAATATTGCTTTACCtaaagaaaataaaattcttCCTCCTAAAGGCGTTTATGTAGTAACCTTTATTATTAATGGGGAAGAAACAACCTATAAAGGAATGCTTAATATAGGTGTTAATCCAACGGTAGAAAATACACAAGAtataaaaatagaagttcatatttTTGATTTTAATAAAGAAATTTATGGACGAGAAGTTACTATTTCTTTTAAACAAAAAATTAGAGATGAAATTAAATTTGCAGATATTAATGCCTTAAAAGCTCAGTTAGAAGAAGATAAATATGTAGC